In Gimesia benthica, a single window of DNA contains:
- a CDS encoding GNAT family N-acetyltransferase: MGYSITQAKPSDDQKELISLINRNFQKNDPQWFNWSQRQNPFGENLCWLAREESVGKLIGSTGLLRRRMNYGGQSFVVGQAEAINIDEAHTSAQAALKLQRALISHLPETDFHFVYGMTETAAAVFKRCRYKQIGTFQHWVKPLRSEYKLKNKISNRFVRKGATVLIDLALNLYSLESRTFKSHRLKVNNDAPIDERFHRLFEKHAHNLIMVERTREFLEWRFCHEPSTRFQIMTLENREQELLGYLVYVIGETGRNGDHAAGIQDFFYRDQKSFQQLLVAFIQHCRQIRMETIVMNYFGRKEIANMLSRFGFFQRKSSTQVFVHDNPQFKDFQMEVLHDSNCWHLTNAELL; encoded by the coding sequence ATGGGCTACTCTATCACCCAGGCCAAACCGAGTGACGATCAGAAAGAACTGATTTCCTTGATCAATCGGAATTTTCAGAAAAACGACCCCCAGTGGTTTAACTGGTCTCAACGGCAGAATCCATTTGGTGAAAACCTCTGCTGGCTGGCCCGGGAAGAATCAGTCGGTAAACTTATTGGTTCTACTGGCCTGTTGCGAAGGCGCATGAACTATGGCGGCCAGTCCTTTGTAGTCGGTCAGGCTGAAGCAATCAACATCGATGAAGCACACACATCGGCTCAGGCAGCGCTCAAACTGCAACGCGCCTTAATCTCTCACCTGCCCGAAACGGACTTTCACTTTGTGTATGGCATGACGGAAACTGCGGCGGCGGTCTTTAAACGATGTCGCTACAAACAAATCGGCACCTTCCAGCATTGGGTCAAACCGCTGCGCAGTGAATACAAGCTTAAGAATAAAATCTCGAACAGATTTGTCAGAAAAGGAGCGACAGTACTCATTGATCTGGCACTTAATCTCTACTCTCTCGAATCCAGAACATTCAAGTCGCATCGTCTTAAAGTAAATAATGACGCACCGATTGATGAACGGTTTCATCGACTTTTTGAAAAGCATGCTCACAATCTTATCATGGTCGAGCGCACGCGCGAATTTCTGGAATGGCGTTTTTGTCATGAGCCGTCGACTCGCTTCCAGATCATGACTTTGGAGAACCGTGAGCAGGAGCTACTGGGCTATCTGGTTTATGTGATTGGGGAAACCGGCCGAAATGGTGACCATGCAGCGGGAATTCAGGACTTTTTCTATCGCGACCAGAAATCATTCCAACAGTTACTGGTGGCTTTCATCCAGCACTGCCGTCAGATCAGAATGGAAACGATCGTCATGAATTATTTTGGTCGAAAAGAAATCGCAAACATGCTTTCGCGATTCGGGTTCTTTCAACGTAAGTCGTCGACCCAGGTCTTTGTGCATGACAATCCCCAGTTTAAAGACTTTCAAATGGA